In Collimonas arenae, a single genomic region encodes these proteins:
- a CDS encoding site-2 protease family protein → MIKLLLLLLGGLKFGKILTTSGTMLLSIAVYAMFYGWRYAVGFVLLLFVHEAGHYLAAQRRGLAVGAPTFIPFVGAWIQLKDMPHDAETEAYVGLAGPLVGTAGALVCYFVARQYDSNLLLALSYAGFFLNLFNMIPMSPFDGGRITAVLSPRIWFAGVPVLLALFVYQPTPLLIVVVILALPQLKRAWNYDASSPENQRYYGIEPSVKMTYAFYYLALLTFLVLMTHGVHDMLAPIHSNLR, encoded by the coding sequence ATGATTAAATTGTTATTACTATTGTTGGGAGGCCTGAAATTTGGCAAGATCCTGACTACTTCCGGCACCATGCTGCTATCGATCGCGGTCTATGCGATGTTCTACGGCTGGCGTTACGCTGTCGGTTTCGTGCTGTTGTTGTTCGTGCATGAAGCAGGGCACTACCTGGCCGCGCAGCGGCGCGGCCTGGCTGTAGGTGCACCAACCTTCATCCCGTTTGTCGGTGCCTGGATCCAGTTGAAAGATATGCCGCACGATGCGGAAACAGAAGCCTATGTTGGCCTGGCTGGGCCATTGGTCGGTACGGCGGGAGCGCTGGTCTGCTACTTTGTCGCGCGCCAGTACGACAGTAACCTGCTGCTTGCCTTGTCGTACGCCGGTTTTTTTCTGAACTTGTTCAACATGATCCCGATGTCGCCTTTTGACGGCGGACGCATCACTGCGGTGCTGTCTCCGCGCATCTGGTTTGCCGGCGTTCCTGTGCTGCTTGCCTTGTTCGTCTACCAGCCGACGCCCCTGTTGATCGTGGTAGTCATTCTCGCCTTGCCGCAACTGAAGCGGGCCTGGAACTACGATGCCAGCAGTCCGGAAAACCAGCGTTATTATGGCATCGAGCCTTCCGTAAAGATGACGTATGCGTTCTACTATCTGGCGCTGCTAACGTTCCTGGTGCTGATGACGCACGGCGTGCACGATATGCTGGCGCCGATCCATAGCAATTTGCGCTAA
- the prmB gene encoding 50S ribosomal protein L3 N(5)-glutamine methyltransferase has protein sequence MTPQSFTTIRDLLRYAVTRFNTAGLFFGHGSSNALDEAAYLILHTLKLPLDKIEPFFDARLLPHEIEAVLQVIEKRSVDRLPAAYITNEAWLGEYRFYVDQRVIVPRSFIAELIPDHFSPWLQEPATVSNILELCTGSGCLPIMLADAFPSAHVDTADISADALAVARRNVDEYELQDRITLIESDLYSKVPAKKYDLIVTNPPYVNSGSMGKLPPEYLREPQIALAGGSDGMDLVRQIVAGAKQRLTANGVLVVEIGNERAFAEAAFPNLEMTWVSTSAGDDMVFLLTADQLP, from the coding sequence ATGACACCACAATCCTTTACCACTATCCGCGACCTGCTGCGCTATGCAGTGACCCGTTTCAATACCGCCGGTCTGTTTTTCGGCCATGGCAGCAGCAATGCGCTGGACGAAGCGGCCTATTTGATCCTGCATACGCTGAAGCTGCCGCTGGACAAGATCGAACCTTTTTTCGATGCGCGCCTCCTGCCGCATGAAATTGAAGCCGTCTTGCAAGTAATTGAAAAGCGCAGCGTCGACCGCCTGCCTGCCGCCTATATCACCAACGAAGCCTGGCTCGGCGAATACCGTTTCTATGTCGACCAACGCGTGATCGTGCCGCGTTCGTTCATCGCCGAGTTGATCCCCGACCATTTCTCGCCGTGGCTGCAAGAGCCGGCGACGGTCAGCAACATCCTGGAACTGTGCACCGGCTCCGGCTGCCTGCCGATCATGCTGGCTGACGCCTTCCCTTCTGCCCACGTCGACACAGCGGACATCTCCGCCGATGCGCTGGCAGTGGCGCGCCGCAACGTGGACGAATATGAATTGCAGGACCGCATCACGCTGATCGAATCCGATTTGTACAGCAAGGTGCCAGCCAAGAAATACGACCTGATCGTCACCAACCCGCCTTATGTGAACTCAGGCTCGATGGGCAAGCTGCCGCCGGAATACCTGCGCGAGCCGCAAATCGCCCTGGCAGGCGGCAGCGACGGCATGGACCTGGTACGCCAGATCGTGGCCGGCGCCAAACAGCGTCTGACTGCTAACGGCGTGCTGGTGGTTGAAATCGGCAATGAACGCGCTTTCGCCGAAGCCGCGTTCCCGAACCTGGAAATGACCTGGGTCTCGACCAGCGCCGGCGACGACATGGTGTTCCTGCTGACCGCCGACCAGCTGCCGTAA
- a CDS encoding GntP family permease, whose translation MEMVQGNLLLLYAVIAVIALVVLIAKFKMNPFIVLIVVSVILGLVVGMPMASIVKSYETGVGGALGHIALVVGLGTMFGKMMAESGGAERIANTLIGVFGPKRVHWAMMVVALIVGLPVFFEVGFVLLIPIAFNVAKRTGTNMIMVGIPMVAGLSVVHGLIPPHPAALFAVTAYNADIGRTIMYALIVGIPTAIIAGPLFAKLISRFVVPNPDNPLIAQFVEERTARELPGFGITVATILLPVVLMLLGSWADYFFTPKTFANDFMRLMGNSVIALLIGTLVSFYTFGKSRGFDREAILKFTTECLAPIAGITLIVGAGAGFGRILIDGGVSKAIVEVANNAHLSPLLLGWFVAALIRVATGSATVAMTTACGIVAPIVTAGTVAVRPELMVLATGAGSLILSHVNDGGFWLVKEYFNMTVTETFKTWTVCETIISVVALLLTLGLATVI comes from the coding sequence ATGGAGATGGTTCAAGGAAATCTGTTGCTGCTTTACGCAGTGATTGCAGTGATCGCATTGGTGGTGCTGATCGCCAAGTTCAAGATGAATCCGTTCATCGTACTGATCGTGGTATCGGTGATTCTTGGCCTGGTGGTGGGCATGCCGATGGCGAGCATCGTCAAATCATATGAAACCGGGGTCGGCGGCGCGTTGGGGCATATTGCACTGGTGGTCGGTCTGGGCACTATGTTTGGCAAGATGATGGCCGAGTCGGGTGGCGCTGAACGTATCGCCAATACGCTGATCGGCGTCTTCGGTCCCAAGCGGGTGCATTGGGCCATGATGGTCGTGGCGCTGATCGTCGGCTTGCCAGTATTCTTTGAAGTCGGTTTCGTATTGCTGATTCCAATCGCCTTTAACGTCGCCAAGCGTACCGGCACCAACATGATCATGGTTGGTATCCCGATGGTTGCCGGTTTGTCGGTGGTGCATGGTTTGATTCCACCGCATCCTGCTGCGCTGTTTGCCGTCACTGCCTATAACGCCGATATTGGCCGCACCATCATGTACGCACTGATCGTCGGCATCCCTACGGCCATCATTGCCGGTCCGCTGTTTGCCAAGCTGATCAGCCGCTTCGTTGTTCCTAATCCTGACAATCCATTGATTGCGCAATTTGTGGAAGAGCGTACGGCTCGTGAATTGCCAGGCTTTGGCATTACTGTCGCCACCATCTTGTTGCCAGTCGTGCTGATGCTGCTGGGCAGCTGGGCCGATTACTTCTTCACGCCAAAAACCTTCGCCAATGATTTCATGCGCCTGATGGGCAATTCGGTGATCGCACTGTTGATCGGTACACTGGTGAGTTTCTATACCTTTGGCAAGTCACGCGGCTTTGACCGTGAAGCCATTCTCAAATTCACGACTGAATGCCTGGCGCCTATTGCAGGCATCACGTTGATCGTCGGCGCCGGTGCCGGCTTTGGCCGTATCCTGATCGACGGCGGCGTTTCCAAGGCGATTGTCGAAGTGGCCAATAATGCGCATCTGTCACCATTGCTGCTGGGCTGGTTCGTGGCGGCGCTGATCCGGGTTGCCACCGGTTCGGCGACTGTCGCCATGACCACCGCTTGCGGTATCGTGGCGCCGATCGTCACTGCCGGCACTGTCGCGGTCCGGCCGGAATTGATGGTACTGGCAACCGGCGCCGGTTCGCTGATCCTGTCGCATGTGAATGACGGCGGCTTCTGGCTAGTGAAGGAGTACTTCAATATGACCGTGACGGAAACCTTCAAGACCTGGACGGTGTGCGAAACCATTATTTCGGTGGTGGCTTTGCTGCTTACTTTGGGTCTGGCTACTGTGATCTGA
- the ppk1 gene encoding polyphosphate kinase 1, whose protein sequence is MTFPLLNRELGVLAFNERVLAQAEDPMVPLLERLRFVCITSSNLDEFSEIRMSGLQEQIRVAVDGVTPDGMSLQHAYSTISERAQKLVARQYALFNEVLLPALNAEGIAFYQESEWTEEQTAWAHEFFKTELLPVLTPIGLDPAHPFPRVLNKSLNFAVKLSGKDAFGRETELAIVQAPRVLPRLVRMPEHLSGHPYGFVLLSSFMQRFVGELFPGLSIGGCYQFRVTRNSDLFVDEDEVTDLRLALQGELPTRQLGNAVRLEVADGTPASLVQRLLNQNGLTPADCYRVNGAVNLVRLMPLPDLVDRPDLKFTPHSPVLPKAFVTGASVFDIIDQNDVLLHHPYESFQPVLELLQQAAIDPDVLAIKQTIYRTGNDSPLMSALMQAAKNGKEVTVVLELMARFDEETNIGWAAKLEAVGAHVVYGVFGYKTHAKMLLIVRRKRHAKHTKLKRYVHLGTGNYHPKTARLYTDFGLMTNDDKICEDVHNVFQQLTGFGKQVPLKRLWQSPFTLHANVLHAIQKEVDAVKAGKQGYIIAKMNALLEPTVIEALYLASQAGVKIQLLIRGVCALQPGVPGLSENIKVRSVIGRFLEHHRVFYFYADGEEHVMLSSADWMDRNLFRRIETAFPILDSKLKRRVIEESLLVHLQDNASAWDMDSEGSYQRANPGDDTPLVSQIDLLSRF, encoded by the coding sequence ATGACTTTTCCATTGCTCAATCGCGAACTCGGCGTGCTTGCCTTTAACGAGCGGGTCCTGGCCCAGGCCGAAGATCCTATGGTGCCCTTGCTGGAACGGCTGCGCTTTGTCTGTATCACCAGCAGTAACCTGGACGAATTTTCGGAGATTCGCATGTCTGGCCTGCAGGAGCAGATCCGGGTCGCGGTGGATGGCGTGACTCCCGACGGCATGTCGCTGCAGCATGCTTACAGCACCATCAGCGAGCGTGCACAGAAACTGGTGGCGCGCCAATACGCGCTGTTCAATGAAGTGTTGCTGCCGGCGCTGAATGCCGAGGGTATTGCGTTCTATCAGGAATCAGAGTGGACTGAGGAGCAGACGGCCTGGGCTCATGAATTTTTCAAGACAGAGTTGCTTCCGGTACTGACGCCGATCGGGCTCGATCCGGCCCATCCGTTTCCGCGCGTGCTGAACAAGAGTTTGAATTTCGCCGTCAAGCTGAGCGGCAAGGATGCGTTCGGCCGTGAAACCGAACTCGCCATCGTGCAGGCGCCGCGGGTGCTGCCGCGCCTGGTGCGGATGCCGGAACATCTGTCGGGTCATCCTTACGGCTTTGTGTTGTTGAGTAGTTTCATGCAGCGTTTTGTCGGTGAGCTGTTTCCAGGATTGTCGATCGGTGGCTGCTATCAGTTCCGCGTTACCCGCAACAGCGACTTGTTTGTCGACGAAGATGAGGTGACCGATTTGCGGCTGGCTTTGCAGGGTGAGCTGCCGACGCGTCAGCTTGGCAATGCGGTGCGACTGGAGGTGGCCGATGGTACACCGGCTTCACTGGTGCAGCGCCTGCTGAATCAAAATGGCTTGACGCCGGCGGACTGCTATCGTGTCAACGGCGCAGTCAATCTGGTGCGTCTGATGCCTTTGCCAGATCTGGTCGACCGTCCTGATTTGAAGTTCACTCCGCATTCGCCGGTGCTGCCGAAAGCCTTTGTCACAGGCGCATCGGTATTCGATATCATCGACCAGAACGACGTTTTGCTGCACCATCCCTACGAAAGTTTCCAGCCGGTGCTGGAGTTACTGCAGCAGGCTGCGATCGATCCCGACGTACTTGCCATCAAGCAGACCATTTATCGCACCGGTAATGATTCGCCATTGATGAGTGCGTTGATGCAAGCTGCCAAGAACGGTAAGGAAGTCACGGTGGTGCTGGAGCTGATGGCGCGCTTCGACGAAGAAACTAATATCGGCTGGGCCGCCAAGCTGGAGGCGGTCGGCGCCCACGTAGTGTATGGCGTGTTCGGCTACAAGACACATGCCAAGATGCTGCTGATCGTGCGCCGCAAGCGCCACGCCAAGCATACTAAGCTGAAACGCTACGTGCACCTCGGCACCGGCAATTATCATCCGAAAACCGCGCGCCTCTACACCGATTTCGGCTTGATGACCAATGACGACAAGATCTGCGAAGACGTGCATAACGTGTTCCAGCAATTGACCGGCTTTGGCAAGCAGGTTCCGCTCAAACGCTTATGGCAATCGCCGTTCACCTTGCATGCCAATGTGCTGCATGCGATCCAGAAAGAAGTCGACGCCGTCAAAGCTGGTAAGCAGGGCTACATCATCGCCAAGATGAACGCCTTGTTGGAGCCGACCGTGATTGAAGCGTTGTATCTGGCCTCCCAGGCCGGGGTCAAGATCCAGCTGCTGATTCGTGGCGTCTGCGCCTTGCAGCCGGGCGTGCCTGGCCTGTCGGAAAACATCAAGGTGCGTTCCGTCATCGGCCGCTTCCTGGAACATCACCGTGTGTTTTATTTCTATGCCGACGGCGAAGAACATGTGATGCTGTCGAGTGCCGATTGGATGGATCGTAACCTGTTCCGACGCATCGAAACGGCGTTCCCGATCCTGGACAGCAAGCTCAAGCGCCGCGTGATCGAGGAGAGTTTACTGGTGCATTTGCAAGACAATGCATCGGCCTGGGATATGGATAGCGAGGGAAGCTACCAGCGCGCCAATCCTGGCGACGATACGCCGCTGGTGAGCCAGATCGATTTGCTGTCGCGGTTTTGA
- a CDS encoding DUF2167 domain-containing protein, whose translation MRKILIALAATFIAATCAAQTAEIQAEIKAAAAEANKVLVEGPSKIALGDQATFSLPQGYGFVPSSAAARYLRAVGNVIDDKSLLGVIVPTAKNGDWFATVEYKKEGYVRDDDARDWKADDMLQSLREGTEQGNASRKERGIPEIEVGGWAEAPAYDSTTHRLVWSLIIHDKGAMANDDKTGVNYRTLALGRDGYLTLTMVTALSSLALDKPIANSLLAAIDYHQGKRYADFKASTDHVAEYGLAALVVGVAAKKIGLIAVIAAFAAKFFKIGLLAVFAFGAAIKRFFKREPKPAPVPVNPVETESSPFAPPQFPQLTPDTKAERPAEANDPANHT comes from the coding sequence CTGAGAAAAATCCTGATTGCGCTTGCGGCTACATTTATCGCGGCGACCTGCGCAGCTCAGACCGCCGAAATCCAGGCTGAGATTAAAGCAGCGGCGGCTGAGGCAAATAAAGTTTTGGTGGAAGGACCGAGCAAGATCGCGCTCGGTGACCAGGCTACTTTTTCTTTGCCCCAAGGTTATGGCTTTGTTCCGTCCTCCGCCGCTGCGCGCTATTTGCGTGCAGTCGGCAACGTTATCGACGACAAGTCGCTGCTGGGCGTAATTGTCCCCACGGCTAAAAATGGCGACTGGTTTGCCACCGTTGAATACAAGAAAGAAGGCTATGTTCGAGATGACGATGCCCGCGACTGGAAGGCCGACGACATGTTGCAGAGCTTGCGAGAGGGGACCGAGCAAGGGAATGCAAGTCGTAAGGAGCGCGGCATCCCCGAGATTGAAGTAGGTGGCTGGGCGGAAGCTCCCGCCTACGATTCGACCACCCATCGCCTGGTATGGTCCTTGATCATTCATGACAAGGGTGCGATGGCCAATGATGATAAAACTGGCGTGAACTATCGCACCCTGGCGCTTGGCCGCGACGGCTATCTCACCTTGACCATGGTAACTGCCCTGTCGTCCCTTGCGCTGGACAAGCCAATCGCAAACAGTCTTCTGGCTGCCATCGACTATCACCAAGGCAAGCGTTATGCAGATTTCAAGGCGTCGACCGACCATGTCGCGGAATATGGCCTGGCCGCTCTGGTGGTTGGGGTAGCGGCCAAGAAAATTGGCTTGATCGCAGTCATTGCGGCTTTTGCTGCAAAATTCTTCAAGATCGGCCTGCTGGCGGTGTTCGCCTTCGGCGCAGCCATCAAGCGATTCTTCAAGCGTGAACCGAAACCTGCACCGGTGCCAGTCAACCCGGTTGAAACGGAATCGTCGCCGTTTGCGCCCCCACAGTTTCCGCAACTTACGCCCGACACTAAAGCTGAACGTCCGGCCGAAGCCAATGATCCGGCAAATCATACCTGA
- a CDS encoding amino acid ABC transporter permease encodes MELLDLLQQAAPTLFRGVGYTLIFAVASMLGGLLLGFPLAIARIVPSRWAQWPATVYVSLMRGTPLLVQIFVIYYGLPSIGISFSPLTAGILALSLNAGAYLSESLRGAILGVHTGQWAASYSIGLNYWQTLRYVIIPQAIRIAVPSMSNTLISLIKDTSLVSVITVTELMLATKEVIAVTFRPLPLYLAAAAIYWCLSMCFERLQIRLERKLGQAHKSN; translated from the coding sequence ATGGAATTACTGGATTTGCTGCAGCAGGCGGCACCGACCTTGTTCCGCGGAGTCGGCTATACCTTGATATTCGCAGTGGCGTCGATGCTGGGCGGTTTACTGCTCGGCTTCCCGCTCGCTATTGCCCGTATCGTGCCGTCACGCTGGGCGCAATGGCCTGCCACCGTATACGTCAGTCTGATGCGCGGCACGCCGCTACTGGTGCAAATCTTTGTCATCTATTATGGTCTGCCGAGCATTGGCATCAGTTTTTCGCCATTGACGGCAGGTATCCTGGCGCTCAGCCTGAATGCCGGCGCCTATCTGTCGGAAAGCCTGCGCGGCGCGATTCTAGGGGTGCATACCGGACAATGGGCCGCCAGCTATAGTATCGGCCTGAATTACTGGCAAACCCTGCGCTATGTCATTATCCCGCAGGCGATCCGGATCGCAGTGCCGTCGATGAGCAACACCCTGATCAGCCTGATCAAGGATACCTCGCTGGTATCGGTCATCACCGTGACCGAACTGATGCTAGCCACCAAGGAAGTGATTGCGGTGACCTTCCGGCCGCTGCCGCTGTATCTGGCGGCAGCCGCTATCTACTGGTGCCTGAGCATGTGTTTCGAACGCTTGCAAATCCGCCTGGAGCGCAAGCTCGGGCAGGCGCATAAATCAAACTAG
- a CDS encoding Rossmann-like and DUF2520 domain-containing protein: MAGTTGSAGATGQLSLSIIGGGKVGQTLGRLWHRQQVFSLLDVLNRSSDSSRHACAFIGAGDAVASYADLRQADVFLIAAGDDQIAACCSALAAAGKLRPGSIVFHCSGALSSLELVSASELGAVVASIHPIRSFASPQQVADHFSGTWCGSEGDAAALAVLGLAFNAIGAQLVEIQRDQKTLYHAAAVFASNYLVTLIDVAQQAYAAAGIAPELALKMIEPLLIESAANAFRLGPAAALTGPIARGDLATVTRQHQAVQQWQPQVAALYEQFALLTTDLAGRKKNGQS, translated from the coding sequence ATGGCTGGAACAACAGGAAGCGCTGGAGCAACTGGGCAACTAAGCCTGAGCATTATCGGAGGTGGTAAAGTCGGCCAGACCTTGGGCCGGCTTTGGCATCGCCAACAGGTTTTTTCTCTGCTCGACGTACTGAACCGCTCAAGCGACAGCTCCCGCCACGCATGCGCCTTCATCGGCGCCGGCGATGCAGTCGCATCGTACGCCGACCTGCGTCAAGCCGATGTATTCCTGATTGCCGCCGGCGATGACCAGATCGCAGCTTGCTGCAGTGCCCTCGCCGCTGCCGGCAAACTACGACCAGGCAGCATCGTGTTTCATTGCAGCGGCGCGCTGTCATCGCTCGAACTAGTTTCTGCCTCCGAACTCGGTGCAGTAGTCGCCAGCATCCATCCGATTCGCAGTTTTGCTTCGCCGCAGCAAGTGGCCGATCATTTTTCAGGCACCTGGTGCGGCAGCGAAGGCGACGCCGCCGCTCTCGCCGTTTTGGGCCTGGCATTCAACGCAATCGGCGCACAACTGGTCGAGATACAACGCGACCAGAAGACCCTGTACCACGCAGCGGCCGTATTTGCCTCCAATTACCTGGTGACGTTGATCGACGTCGCCCAGCAAGCATATGCCGCTGCCGGCATTGCGCCCGAGCTGGCGTTAAAAATGATCGAACCGCTACTCATCGAAAGCGCAGCCAACGCCTTCCGCCTCGGCCCAGCTGCCGCCCTCACCGGCCCCATTGCGCGCGGCGACCTAGCGACGGTGACGCGCCAGCATCAAGCCGTACAGCAGTGGCAGCCGCAAGTCGCCGCACTGTATGAGCAATTTGCGCTCCTCACCACGGACCTTGCCGGACGCAAGAAAAACGGGCAATCGTAA
- a CDS encoding ATP-binding cassette domain-containing protein, with protein sequence MIRFQQVSLMRGIKPLLDNVDVTLNPGDKIGLIGANGAGKSSLFGLLRGELHADLGDIDFPSKWRMAYVAQETPALDRPAIEYAIDGDVTLRRLEEELAFLESEPESTSNGILIGELYSALADADAYTVRSRAEQLLTGLGFSLAQMEQPVASFSGGWRMRLNLAQALMCPSDLLLLDEPTNHLDLDAIIWLEDWLKRYPGTLIIISHDRDFLDGVVNVIVHIDERKLKRYSGNYSSFERQRSAQLELAAGTLEKQMRQRAHLESFINRFKAQASKARQAQSRMKALAKMEELAPLRAAAEFSFEFRVPLSAPNPLLVMEDVSAGYRTESETSHEVTEKVIVSGINFSLQIGQRIGLLGVNGAGKSTFIKTIAEELKPLRGDAQFGKGLSIGYFAQHQVEMLRHDESPLWHMGKIAPTTREQELRNFLGSFNFNGTMVTSSIKPFSGGEKARLALALIVWQRPNLLLLDEPTNHLDLETREALTMALAQFEGTLVLVSHDRHLLRATTDQFIIVADGKVQPFDGDLDDYKDWLFKTKLAAKNSATDAALPKASSKAKIASAVAPAAPVVDNADRREQKRQEAETRQKLAAQKKPIESRIKRLDEQIAKRTAQKNTVDTRLADPEIYDKDKKKELATLLTDQAFYAKELTQLEAEWLEQQEALEQLGN encoded by the coding sequence ATGATACGTTTTCAACAAGTTTCCCTGATGCGCGGCATTAAGCCATTGCTCGACAATGTCGACGTCACCCTCAATCCGGGCGACAAGATCGGCCTGATCGGCGCCAACGGCGCCGGCAAGTCCAGCCTGTTCGGACTGCTGCGCGGGGAGCTGCATGCCGACCTCGGTGACATCGACTTCCCGTCGAAATGGCGCATGGCTTACGTCGCCCAGGAAACTCCGGCGCTGGATCGCCCTGCGATCGAATACGCCATCGATGGCGACGTCACCCTGCGCCGGCTGGAAGAAGAACTGGCCTTCCTGGAAAGCGAACCGGAAAGCACCTCCAACGGCATTTTGATCGGCGAGCTGTATAGCGCGCTGGCCGACGCCGATGCCTACACCGTGCGTTCGCGCGCCGAACAATTGCTGACAGGCCTTGGCTTCTCGCTGGCGCAAATGGAACAACCGGTGGCCAGCTTCTCCGGCGGCTGGCGCATGCGCCTGAATCTGGCGCAGGCGCTGATGTGCCCGTCCGACCTGCTGCTGCTCGATGAACCGACCAATCACTTGGACCTGGACGCCATTATCTGGCTGGAAGACTGGCTCAAGCGCTACCCTGGCACCCTGATCATCATTTCCCATGACCGCGACTTCCTCGACGGCGTGGTGAATGTCATCGTGCATATCGACGAACGCAAGCTGAAGCGTTATTCCGGCAATTATTCCTCGTTCGAGCGCCAACGTTCGGCGCAGCTGGAACTGGCTGCCGGCACCCTGGAAAAGCAAATGCGCCAGCGTGCGCATCTGGAATCGTTCATCAACCGCTTCAAGGCGCAGGCAAGCAAGGCACGTCAGGCACAAAGCCGGATGAAGGCGCTGGCCAAGATGGAAGAACTGGCGCCGTTACGCGCCGCCGCTGAATTCTCTTTCGAATTCCGGGTGCCGCTGAGCGCGCCGAACCCCCTGCTGGTGATGGAAGATGTGAGCGCCGGCTATCGCACTGAAAGCGAAACCAGCCACGAAGTCACAGAAAAAGTCATCGTTTCCGGCATCAATTTCTCGCTACAGATTGGTCAGCGCATCGGCTTGCTGGGCGTCAATGGCGCGGGTAAATCGACGTTCATCAAGACCATCGCGGAAGAACTGAAGCCATTGCGCGGCGATGCCCAGTTCGGTAAAGGTTTGTCGATCGGCTATTTTGCCCAGCATCAGGTCGAAATGCTGCGTCACGACGAATCGCCGCTGTGGCACATGGGTAAAATTGCGCCGACCACGCGTGAGCAGGAATTGCGTAATTTCCTCGGCAGTTTCAATTTCAACGGCACCATGGTGACCAGTTCAATCAAGCCATTTTCCGGTGGTGAAAAAGCCCGCCTGGCGCTGGCGCTGATCGTCTGGCAACGGCCTAATCTGCTGCTGCTGGATGAACCGACCAACCATCTGGACCTGGAAACCCGCGAAGCCTTGACTATGGCGCTGGCGCAGTTCGAAGGCACACTGGTGCTGGTGTCACATGATCGCCATCTGTTGCGCGCCACCACCGATCAGTTCATCATTGTCGCCGACGGCAAGGTGCAGCCGTTCGACGGCGATCTGGACGATTACAAGGACTGGCTATTCAAGACCAAGCTGGCGGCGAAGAACAGCGCCACCGATGCGGCCCTGCCAAAAGCCAGCAGCAAGGCCAAGATCGCCAGCGCAGTAGCGCCGGCGGCTCCGGTTGTCGACAACGCCGACCGCCGCGAACAAAAGCGGCAGGAAGCGGAAACGCGGCAAAAGCTGGCGGCGCAGAAGAAGCCTATCGAATCACGCATCAAGCGCCTGGACGAGCAGATCGCCAAGCGTACCGCGCAAAAGAACACGGTCGACACCCGCCTGGCTGATCCGGAAATCTATGATAAAGACAAGAAGAAGGAATTGGCGACGCTGCTGACCGATCAGGCGTTTTACGCCAAGGAACTGACGCAACTGGAGGCCGAATGGCTGGAACAACAGGAAGCGCTGGAGCAACTGGGCAACTAA
- a CDS encoding cystine ABC transporter substrate-binding protein, translated as MATTLSKLSKIAAAILITSVTLNAFAADLLDTVKSRGTLKVAMEGNYPPFNFKDPKSGELTGFEVDVAKLLAAKLGVKPEFTTTEWSGILAGLGAGKYDVILNQVGITPERQKAFDFSQPYTFSSAQLIVRKDEKRSFPTLESLKGYKLGLGQGTNFEQKAKAVSGIDVKTYPGSPEYLADLASGRIDAALNDRLLVGYLLKSSNLPLKAGATFGDIDKIGIPFQKGNPKFQAALNNALDDIQKDGSFKQVSFKWFGFDVSKAPAAQ; from the coding sequence ATGGCCACAACACTGTCAAAACTCAGCAAAATAGCAGCGGCGATCCTGATCACCAGCGTGACGCTGAATGCCTTCGCAGCGGATCTGCTCGATACCGTCAAATCCCGCGGCACCTTGAAAGTGGCCATGGAAGGCAACTACCCGCCGTTCAACTTCAAGGACCCGAAAAGCGGCGAGCTGACAGGTTTTGAAGTTGACGTCGCAAAACTGCTGGCGGCCAAGCTGGGTGTGAAACCGGAATTCACGACGACGGAATGGAGCGGTATCCTGGCAGGCCTCGGCGCCGGCAAATACGATGTCATCCTGAACCAGGTTGGCATTACCCCAGAGCGTCAGAAGGCCTTCGATTTCTCGCAGCCGTATACCTTTTCCAGCGCACAGCTGATCGTCCGGAAAGACGAAAAGCGCAGTTTCCCAACACTGGAATCGCTGAAGGGTTACAAGCTCGGCCTGGGCCAGGGCACCAACTTTGAACAGAAAGCCAAGGCTGTCTCCGGCATCGATGTCAAAACCTATCCTGGCTCGCCTGAATACCTGGCCGATCTCGCCAGCGGCCGTATCGATGCAGCCTTGAATGACCGCCTGCTCGTCGGTTATCTGCTGAAAAGTTCGAATCTGCCTTTGAAGGCCGGCGCCACTTTCGGTGACATCGATAAAATCGGCATTCCTTTCCAAAAAGGCAATCCGAAATTCCAGGCTGCCTTGAATAACGCGCTGGATGATATCCAAAAAGACGGCAGTTTCAAACAGGTGTCATTCAAATGGTTCGGCTTTGATGTTAGCAAAGCGCCAGCGGCGCAGTGA